The Bacteroidales bacterium genome includes a window with the following:
- a CDS encoding sigma-70 family RNA polymerase sigma factor: MLRYSDEEILGGLVKKDSRIIQFVLDEHFNTIRRFILRNNGTREDAEDVFQDALMVIYQKTRDNELNLECSFITFLYSVSRHIWLQKLERNKIDPAYVGDIENFIELSDELKVEVHDEERERMKIFQQHFLNLGEDCRKLLRLFVKKIPMTDIMKIMGYKSVKYTKTRKFLCKEKLKKSIVKDPRSHNLMFNE, encoded by the coding sequence ATGCTACGTTACTCTGATGAGGAAATCCTCGGGGGTTTGGTAAAAAAAGATTCCAGGATCATCCAATTCGTTCTTGATGAGCATTTCAACACGATCAGGAGATTCATCCTTCGCAATAACGGCACACGCGAAGATGCTGAAGATGTTTTTCAGGATGCATTGATGGTCATTTACCAGAAAACCAGGGATAACGAGCTGAATCTTGAATGCTCTTTTATTACGTTTTTATATTCGGTAAGCCGGCATATCTGGTTACAGAAGCTGGAACGAAATAAGATTGATCCCGCTTATGTTGGTGATATCGAGAATTTCATCGAACTTTCGGATGAGTTGAAAGTTGAGGTGCACGATGAGGAAAGGGAACGGATGAAGATATTTCAGCAGCATTTTCTCAATCTGGGTGAGGATTGCCGAAAATTGCTGCGGTTGTTTGTCAAAAAGATACCCATGACGGACATCATGAAGATCATGGGCTATAAGTCGGTGAAATATACGAAAACAAGGAAGTTCCTCTGTAAGGAGAAACTGAAAAAGAGCATTGTGAAGGATCCCAGAAGTCATAATTTGATGTTCAATGAATAG